DNA sequence from the Methanofollis formosanus genome:
AAAATGAGTTTAGTCCCGCCGCATCACGAGGACGACGAGAGCACATGCCGCAGCCGCCGCCAGACAGGAGAGAGGCGAAGGCTGTGGCGCGGTCGTTTCAGCGGCATCGGGTGCCGTCGTCGCGGCCGTTGTCTCTGCCTCGGTCTCAACCTCGGTCCCAACCTCAGTCTTGGTGACAGGCGTGTCCTCTGCCTCCGCCTCTGCCGAAGTCGCGACGGGCGTCGGGGTCACGGCTCCGCCCCTGGTCTCTGCGATCGCAAAGTAGGGGTAGCCGGAGGCCTGTGCACGGTAGTATGCTTTCCCGCCCTCAAGACGGAGGAGTTCGGTCGGAAGATCCTTCCACACCCCGTCGTCGTAGTACTTCAGGACGATGTCTGCTGGCTTCAGCCCCTTCGCTGCAAGCCAGTTCTCCGGGATCTCGAAGGAGACCAGGCATTCATCGAGGTTGTCGTCGACATACCTGATCACGATCTCATAGACCCCAAGGACGGCCCTGCCTTCCGGCGCGTCGGCATCCGGCGGAAGGTCGTTCGGGGTGATCGCGACGAGCGCCCCGCCGACCGGCGAGGTCACCGAGAGGTCGACGCGGGTGATCGGGAGATTGCGGAAGGTGAAATCCGCCCGACCGCCTGCAGGGATCGGGCCATGAGCACTGACACGATCAGCCCAGTCATCACCTTCATCACTCGAAGAGACCCGGGTCGGTTCAGCGGTTGGTTCGGTGGTAGGTTCAATCGTCGGGGGGATGGTGAAGAAGAGCGGCAGCATGTCGTAGAAGACCACTCCCTCACCATTATTGTACACCTCATAGGGCTCGTCGCAGAACCCGTCGCTGTTCCCATCGGTCGCATTCGCGTACCGGCCCCAATAGTTTCCACCAATGGAAGGGCCGCCGATGATGTTGGGGCCCGAGCGGCGGGTGACATTCCAGGTGTTCGGATTGCCCCCATAAAAGAGGTCATCCTTGTTTTTCTTGAAGACATTGTTGTAGATCGTGCTGAAATTGGAAGAATAGAGGTCAAAACCGATAAAATTGTCAGCGATGGTGTTGCCCGCGACGACGATGTTCTTCGAGCGATAGAGGTACAGTCCGGATTGACGGCCCATCGCTACCCGACATCCCTCAATCGCCCCTCCATCGACATACGCATACATGATGTCGCGATAGAAACCTGAGATCGTAATGTCCCTGAGGGTGATGTTGCTCAGAGAGGCAGCGCTGCTCCCCTCCATCCCGATCCCGTTTTCAACTTTCGAACCATTGAGCGCTTGACCGTCGATGATATACCCGCCACCGTCGAGGACGACGTCCGAGGCATTGATGATGATCGCCCAATCGGAAGAGACATTTCCGGTCAGAATGTTTCCTTTCAGGGCGTAGAGCCCGGATTCGTTGATCCAGATCGGATACTTTCCGTCAGGGACGATGTCGGTCGCCGCCGCGGGGACGGCACAACTGCACAGCGTCGCAAGAATCAGTGCACATGCAAGCACGAGCACAGGTCCATCATACTTTTTTTTCTTCATGACTTCACCTCCTGCAGGGCGCCTGAAAGCTCAAGCAAATCGAGAGGTTCATGAGAGGAAATTCCAGGAGAATTTCACCATTCAACCCGGGATATACCCACAATGCCACAGACGACAACAGGGAAATTACCGGATGACATATAAGAGA
Encoded proteins:
- a CDS encoding NosD domain-containing protein, translating into MKKKKYDGPVLVLACALILATLCSCAVPAAATDIVPDGKYPIWINESGLYALKGNILTGNVSSDWAIIINASDVVLDGGGYIIDGQALNGSKVENGIGMEGSSAASLSNITLRDITISGFYRDIMYAYVDGGAIEGCRVAMGRQSGLYLYRSKNIVVAGNTIADNFIGFDLYSSNFSTIYNNVFKKNKDDLFYGGNPNTWNVTRRSGPNIIGGPSIGGNYWGRYANATDGNSDGFCDEPYEVYNNGEGVVFYDMLPLFFTIPPTIEPTTEPTAEPTRVSSSDEGDDWADRVSAHGPIPAGGRADFTFRNLPITRVDLSVTSPVGGALVAITPNDLPPDADAPEGRAVLGVYEIVIRYVDDNLDECLVSFEIPENWLAAKGLKPADIVLKYYDDGVWKDLPTELLRLEGGKAYYRAQASGYPYFAIAETRGGAVTPTPVATSAEAEAEDTPVTKTEVGTEVETEAETTAATTAPDAAETTAPQPSPLSCLAAAAACALVVLVMRRD